A genome region from Streptomyces sp. S4.7 includes the following:
- a CDS encoding DUF948 domain-containing protein — protein MTGGEVAGILVAVFWAVLVTLLAVVLVRLAQTLKATTKLVADVTDQAVPLLADASETVRAAQNQLDRVDAIASDVQEVTSNASALSTTVASTFGGPLVKVAAFGYGVRRAMSRKAPAEPARADREAPAPAPSARGRRTVIVGRTVPAARRSRKQKG, from the coding sequence GTGACCGGTGGAGAGGTTGCCGGGATCCTGGTGGCCGTCTTCTGGGCGGTTCTGGTCACCCTCCTCGCCGTGGTGCTCGTGAGGCTGGCCCAGACGCTCAAGGCGACCACCAAACTCGTGGCGGACGTGACCGATCAGGCCGTACCGCTGCTGGCCGACGCGTCGGAGACGGTACGCGCCGCGCAGAACCAGCTCGACCGGGTCGACGCCATCGCGTCGGACGTCCAGGAGGTCACCTCCAACGCGTCGGCGCTCTCCACCACCGTGGCGTCGACCTTCGGCGGCCCCCTCGTCAAGGTCGCGGCCTTCGGCTACGGCGTACGGCGGGCGATGAGCCGCAAGGCCCCGGCCGAGCCGGCGCGCGCCGACCGTGAGGCACCGGCGCCGGCACCGTCCGCGCGCGGACGCCGCACCGTCATCGTGGGCAGGACCGTTCCGGCCGCCCGACGCAGCAGGAAGCAGAAGGGCTGA
- the hisS gene encoding histidine--tRNA ligase — MNTFQAPKGTYDLLPPDSAVYLAVREAISAPLKNSGYGYIETPGFEDVELFARGVGESTDIVTKEMYTLTTKGGSELALRPEGTASVLRAALEANLHKAGNLPVKLWYSGSYYRYERPQKGRYRHFSQVGAEAIGAEDPALDAELIILADQAYRSLGLRGFRILLNSLGDKECRPVYREALQGFLRDLDLDDETRRRIEINPLRVLDDKRPDVRRQLTGAPKLRDYLCEACRAYHAEVRELLTAAGVAYEDDERLVRGLDYYTRTTFEFVHDGLGAQSAVGGGGRYDGLSEMIGGPALPSVGWALGVDRTVLALEAEGITLQLPPATSVFAVPLGEEARRLLFGVVTELRRAGVAADFSYGGKGLRGAMKNANRSGARFTIVAGERDLAEGVAQVKDMESGEQKPVPLDALVADLTAKLV; from the coding sequence ATGAACACCTTTCAGGCCCCCAAGGGCACCTACGACCTGCTTCCGCCGGACTCCGCCGTGTACCTCGCGGTGCGCGAGGCGATCTCCGCACCGCTGAAGAACTCCGGTTACGGCTACATCGAGACCCCCGGCTTCGAGGACGTCGAACTCTTCGCCCGCGGCGTCGGCGAGTCCACCGACATCGTCACCAAGGAGATGTACACCCTCACCACCAAGGGCGGCTCCGAGCTGGCGCTGCGCCCCGAGGGCACCGCCTCCGTGCTGCGCGCGGCGCTCGAAGCGAACCTGCACAAGGCCGGCAACCTCCCCGTCAAGCTCTGGTACTCGGGCTCGTACTACCGCTACGAGCGCCCGCAGAAGGGCCGCTACCGCCACTTCTCGCAGGTCGGCGCGGAAGCGATCGGCGCCGAGGACCCGGCGCTCGACGCCGAGCTGATCATCCTCGCCGACCAGGCGTACCGCTCGCTCGGGCTGCGCGGCTTCCGCATCCTGCTGAACTCCCTGGGCGACAAGGAGTGCCGCCCCGTCTACCGGGAGGCGCTCCAGGGCTTCCTGCGCGACCTCGACCTGGACGACGAGACCCGTCGGCGCATCGAGATCAACCCCCTGCGGGTCCTGGACGACAAGCGCCCCGACGTACGGCGGCAGCTCACCGGCGCTCCGAAGCTGCGCGACTACCTGTGCGAGGCGTGCCGGGCGTACCACGCCGAGGTGCGCGAGCTGCTGACCGCGGCGGGTGTCGCGTACGAGGACGACGAACGGCTCGTACGGGGCCTGGACTACTACACCCGCACGACCTTCGAGTTCGTCCACGACGGCCTCGGCGCGCAGTCCGCGGTCGGCGGCGGCGGGCGCTACGACGGGCTCTCGGAGATGATCGGCGGCCCGGCGCTGCCGTCCGTCGGCTGGGCGCTCGGTGTGGACCGTACGGTGCTGGCGCTGGAGGCCGAGGGCATCACCCTCCAACTGCCGCCCGCCACCAGCGTGTTCGCGGTGCCGCTCGGCGAGGAGGCGCGCCGGCTGCTGTTCGGCGTGGTCACCGAGCTGCGCCGGGCCGGGGTCGCGGCCGACTTCAGCTACGGCGGCAAGGGGCTCAGGGGCGCCATGAAGAACGCCAACCGCTCGGGCGCGCGCTTCACGATCGTCGCCGGTGAGCGCGATCTCGCCGAGGGAGTGGCCCAGGTCAAGGACATGGAGAGCGGCGAGCAGAAACCCGTACCGCTCGACGCACTGGTGGCCGACCTCACGGCGAAGCTCGTCTGA
- a CDS encoding DUF6167 family protein, translating to MFRRTFWFTAGAAAGVWATTKVHTKLRQLTPESLAAQAANKAVDAGHRLKDFALDVRAGMAQRESELGEVLGLDTPVDPQLPASRRLAVESRAPHRYDEHRYDQDHDHSDRFNSRTPHNRNEDH from the coding sequence ATGTTCCGCCGTACGTTCTGGTTCACCGCGGGCGCGGCGGCCGGCGTGTGGGCCACCACCAAGGTCCACACCAAGCTCCGGCAGTTGACGCCCGAGAGCCTCGCCGCGCAGGCCGCCAACAAGGCGGTCGACGCCGGACACCGGCTCAAGGACTTCGCACTCGACGTCCGGGCCGGCATGGCCCAGCGCGAGTCCGAACTCGGTGAGGTGCTGGGGCTCGACACACCCGTCGACCCCCAACTCCCCGCGAGCCGCCGCCTCGCCGTCGAGTCCCGCGCGCCACACCGGTACGACGAGCACCGGTACGACCAAGACCACGACCACAGCGACAGATTCAACTCGCGTACACCGCACAACCGGAATGAGGACCACTGA
- a CDS encoding peptidylprolyl isomerase — MVNSEQRRRQLAREKFERQQQRRAEIRNKARRRNAVIAAALAVVVAAGGGAYAIAGLTDDGGKKDSAADNPSAPPSPSESKPAGPKMTIDAKAKYTMSLKTSQGDIGIAMDAAKTPETVNSFKSLADKKFFDGTKCHRLTTENIFVLQCGDPKGDGTGGPGYTIADENLDALGKPAADGAVTYPAGSVAMANTGQPNSGGSQFFLVWKDTKLPPSYTPFGAMDAEGLKTVKAVAAGGVTGDNKGDGAPKKTVTVEKGTVDKT, encoded by the coding sequence GTGGTCAACAGCGAGCAGCGCCGGCGCCAGCTTGCCAGGGAGAAGTTCGAGCGACAGCAGCAGCGCCGGGCGGAGATCCGCAACAAGGCCCGGCGCCGTAACGCGGTCATCGCCGCGGCGCTGGCCGTCGTGGTGGCGGCGGGCGGCGGCGCGTACGCCATCGCGGGTCTGACGGACGACGGCGGCAAGAAGGACAGCGCCGCGGACAACCCGTCGGCGCCGCCGTCGCCGAGCGAGAGCAAGCCCGCCGGGCCGAAGATGACGATCGACGCCAAGGCCAAGTACACGATGTCACTCAAGACCAGCCAGGGCGACATCGGTATCGCGATGGACGCGGCGAAGACGCCCGAAACGGTGAACTCCTTCAAGTCGCTCGCCGACAAGAAGTTCTTCGACGGCACGAAGTGTCACCGCCTGACCACGGAGAACATCTTCGTGCTCCAGTGCGGCGACCCCAAGGGCGACGGCACCGGTGGTCCGGGCTACACCATCGCGGACGAGAATCTGGACGCGCTCGGCAAGCCCGCCGCGGACGGCGCGGTGACCTACCCCGCGGGGTCGGTGGCGATGGCGAATACCGGCCAGCCGAACAGTGGCGGCAGCCAGTTCTTCCTCGTGTGGAAGGACACCAAGCTGCCGCCCTCGTACACCCCGTTCGGGGCGATGGACGCCGAGGGCCTGAAGACCGTGAAGGCCGTCGCCGCCGGGGGTGTCACCGGTGACAACAAGGGTGACGGTGCGCCGAAGAAGACCGTCACCGTCGAGAAGGGCACCGTCGACAAGACGTGA
- a CDS encoding DUF2470 domain-containing protein, with product MPSAAERTRTLVQSTCSAVLLVPGPDALRPDQLMPDARTVDTDGDVLLAFAADSPVVRAATHAQADELAAVLEVTDVAPVSVPHRIRGRAWVSGWLTRLPHGAEPGRTTLRLEVGEAFVDDLWGAEPVEADEFAAAVPDPLSEHEAELLQHLHAAHSAEVRTLRSLLGERSGGTAAVPVGVDRFGLRVRFTGVNCFDARFDFPEPVRDVGELRRAMHALFDAASR from the coding sequence ATGCCGTCAGCAGCCGAGCGCACACGAACTCTCGTACAGAGTACATGCTCAGCGGTGCTGCTCGTCCCGGGTCCGGACGCGCTGCGGCCCGACCAGTTGATGCCGGACGCGCGGACCGTGGACACCGACGGTGACGTACTGCTGGCCTTCGCGGCCGACTCCCCCGTCGTCAGGGCGGCGACGCACGCGCAGGCCGACGAACTGGCCGCCGTGCTGGAGGTCACCGATGTCGCACCGGTCTCCGTACCCCACCGTATCCGGGGCCGCGCCTGGGTCTCCGGCTGGCTGACGCGCCTCCCGCACGGGGCCGAGCCCGGCCGGACGACGCTGCGGCTGGAGGTCGGCGAGGCGTTCGTGGACGACCTGTGGGGCGCGGAGCCGGTGGAGGCGGACGAGTTCGCCGCGGCCGTACCCGACCCGCTGTCGGAGCACGAGGCCGAACTGCTCCAGCACCTGCACGCCGCGCACAGCGCCGAGGTGCGGACGCTGCGCTCGCTGCTCGGCGAGCGGTCCGGCGGCACGGCGGCCGTACCGGTCGGTGTGGACCGCTTCGGACTGCGGGTGCGCTTCACGGGCGTCAACTGCTTCGACGCCCGCTTCGACTTCCCGGAGCCGGTGCGTGACGTGGGCGAACTGCGCCGCGCCATGCACGCGCTCTTCGACGCGGCGAGCCGCTGA
- a CDS encoding vitamin K epoxide reductase family protein, whose translation MTSAALDDVSADRAEHGATGPIGAGRVLAWLLVVTGAAGVLASWVITIDKFKLLEDPGFTPGCSLNPVVSCGNIMTSDQASAFGFPNPMLGLVTYAVVVCVGLGLLAGARYRRWFWLGLNAGMLFGVGFCTWLQYQSLYNINSLCLWCCLAWVATIVMFSYVTTHNVTRGIIPAPRWLRGVMGEFHWVLPVLWTGIIGMLILTRWWDFWTG comes from the coding sequence ATGACGAGTGCAGCGCTTGACGACGTGTCCGCCGACCGGGCGGAGCACGGCGCCACCGGTCCGATCGGGGCCGGGCGGGTGCTGGCGTGGCTGCTGGTGGTGACGGGCGCGGCGGGTGTGCTGGCGTCGTGGGTGATCACGATCGACAAGTTCAAGCTGCTGGAGGACCCGGGGTTCACGCCGGGGTGCAGTCTGAACCCGGTGGTCTCGTGCGGGAACATCATGACGAGCGACCAGGCGTCGGCCTTCGGCTTTCCCAACCCGATGCTTGGCCTGGTCACCTACGCGGTCGTGGTGTGCGTGGGGCTGGGCTTGCTGGCGGGGGCGCGGTACCGGCGCTGGTTCTGGCTCGGGCTGAACGCCGGGATGCTGTTCGGTGTCGGTTTCTGCACCTGGCTCCAGTACCAGTCGCTGTACAACATCAACTCACTGTGCCTGTGGTGCTGTCTCGCCTGGGTGGCGACGATCGTGATGTTCTCCTACGTCACGACGCACAACGTCACACGCGGGATCATCCCGGCGCCTCGGTGGCTGCGCGGCGTCATGGGGGAGTTCCACTGGGTGCTGCCGGTTCTGTGGACCGGGATCATCGGGATGCTCATCCTGACCCGCTGGTGGGACTTCTGGACCGGCTGA
- the ruvX gene encoding Holliday junction resolvase RuvX: MTALVRRGRRLAVDVGDARIGVASCDPDGVLATPVETVPGRDVPAAHRRLVQLVEEYEPIEVVIGLPRSLSGGEGPAAVKVRAFAEEVARRIAPVPVRLVDERMTTVTAGQGLRASGVKAKKGRSVIDQVAAVIILQNALESERASGAPPGEGVRVQT, from the coding sequence GTGACGGCGCTCGTGCGCCGGGGCCGCAGACTGGCCGTCGACGTCGGGGACGCCCGGATCGGGGTCGCCTCGTGCGACCCCGACGGGGTCCTCGCGACGCCCGTGGAGACCGTACCGGGGCGTGATGTCCCGGCCGCCCACAGACGGCTCGTACAGCTGGTGGAGGAGTACGAGCCGATCGAGGTCGTGATCGGTCTTCCGCGCTCGCTCAGCGGCGGCGAGGGCCCGGCGGCGGTCAAGGTACGGGCGTTCGCGGAGGAAGTGGCCCGTCGTATCGCGCCTGTTCCGGTGCGTCTCGTGGATGAGAGAATGACCACGGTGACCGCCGGCCAGGGACTGCGCGCCTCGGGTGTGAAGGCCAAGAAGGGCAGGTCCGTCATCGATCAGGTGGCGGCCGTCATCATCCTGCAGAACGCGCTGGAGTCGGAGAGAGCGTCGGGCGCACCGCCGGGCGAGGGCGTGCGGGTCCAGACCTGA
- the alaS gene encoding alanine--tRNA ligase, which produces MESAEIRRRWLRFFEERGHTVVPSASLIADDPTLLLVPAGMVPFKPYFLGEAKPPAPRLTSVQKCVRTPDIEEVGKTTRHGTFFQMCGNFSFGDYFKEGVIPLAWELLTSSVADGGYGLDPEKLWVTVYLDDDEAADIWTEKVGFPAERLQRLGMKENYWSMGVPGPCGPCSEIFYDRGPEFGEEGGPAVNDERYVEIWNLVFMQYERGEGEGKENFEILGDLPSKNIDTGLGLERLAMVLQGVHNMFEIDTSMAVIDKATELTGVRYGADPASDVSLRIVTDHMRTSVMLIGDGVTPGNEGRGYVLRRILRRAVRNMRLLGATGPVVADLLDVVIGSMGEQYPELITERKRIETVALAEEAAFLKAIKGGTNILDTAVTETKAGGGSVLAGEKAFLLHDTWGFPIDLTLEMAAEQGLSVDEDGFRRLMKEQRDRAKADAKAKKTGHADLSAYREVADTSGSTEFTGYTGTEGESRIVGLLVDGVPSPAATEGDEVEVVLDRTPFYAEGGGQLADQGRIKLDTGAVVEVRDVQQPVPGVSVHKGSVQVGEVTVGSAAFAAIDTRRRRAIARAHSATHLTHQALRDALGPTAAQAGSENSPGRFRFDFGSPAAVPGTVLTDVEQKINEVLARELDVQAEVMSIDEAKKQGAIAEFGEKYGERVRVVTIGDFSKELCGGTHVHNTAQLGLVKLLGESSIGSGVRRIEALVGVDAYNFLAREHTVVAQLQELVKGRSEELPEKIAGMLAKLKDAEKEIEKFRAEKVLAAAAGLVEGAKDVRGTALVTGQVPDGTSADDLRRLVLDVRGRIAGDRPAVVALFTTVGGRPLTVIATNEAARGRGLKAGELVRAAAKTLGGGGGGKPDVAQGGGQNPQAIGDAVAAVERLVAETA; this is translated from the coding sequence ATGGAGTCGGCCGAAATCCGCCGCCGCTGGCTGCGCTTCTTCGAGGAGCGCGGGCACACCGTCGTCCCTTCGGCGTCGCTCATCGCGGACGACCCGACTCTGCTGCTGGTCCCCGCGGGCATGGTGCCCTTCAAGCCGTACTTCCTCGGTGAGGCCAAGCCGCCGGCCCCGCGCCTGACCAGCGTGCAGAAGTGCGTCCGTACGCCGGACATCGAAGAGGTCGGCAAGACCACCCGGCACGGCACGTTCTTCCAGATGTGCGGCAACTTCTCCTTCGGCGACTACTTCAAGGAAGGCGTCATCCCGCTCGCCTGGGAGCTGCTGACCAGCTCCGTGGCGGACGGCGGCTACGGCCTCGACCCGGAGAAGCTCTGGGTCACGGTCTACCTGGACGACGACGAGGCCGCCGACATCTGGACCGAGAAGGTCGGATTCCCCGCCGAGCGGCTCCAGCGGCTGGGTATGAAGGAGAACTACTGGTCCATGGGCGTACCCGGCCCCTGCGGACCCTGTTCGGAGATCTTCTACGACCGCGGCCCCGAGTTCGGCGAAGAGGGCGGCCCCGCCGTCAACGACGAGCGCTACGTGGAGATCTGGAACCTGGTCTTCATGCAGTACGAGCGCGGCGAGGGGGAGGGCAAGGAGAACTTCGAGATCCTGGGCGACCTCCCCTCCAAGAACATCGACACCGGCCTCGGCCTCGAACGTCTCGCCATGGTCCTCCAGGGCGTCCACAACATGTTCGAGATCGACACGTCGATGGCCGTCATCGACAAGGCCACCGAACTGACCGGTGTCCGCTACGGCGCCGACCCCGCCTCGGACGTCTCCCTGCGTATCGTCACCGACCACATGCGCACCTCCGTGATGCTCATCGGCGACGGGGTCACCCCCGGCAACGAGGGCCGCGGCTACGTCCTGCGCCGCATCCTGCGCCGCGCCGTACGCAACATGCGGCTCCTCGGCGCCACCGGACCGGTCGTCGCCGACCTGCTCGACGTCGTCATCGGGTCCATGGGCGAGCAGTACCCCGAGCTGATCACCGAACGCAAGCGCATCGAGACCGTCGCCCTCGCCGAGGAAGCCGCATTCCTCAAGGCCATCAAGGGCGGCACCAACATCCTCGACACCGCCGTCACCGAGACCAAGGCGGGCGGCGGCTCGGTCCTGGCCGGCGAGAAGGCGTTCCTGCTCCACGACACCTGGGGCTTCCCGATCGACCTCACCCTCGAAATGGCCGCCGAACAGGGCCTGTCCGTGGACGAGGACGGCTTCCGCCGGCTCATGAAGGAGCAGCGGGACCGGGCCAAGGCCGACGCCAAGGCCAAGAAGACCGGCCACGCCGACCTCTCCGCCTACCGAGAGGTCGCCGACACCTCCGGCTCCACCGAGTTCACCGGCTACACCGGCACCGAGGGCGAGTCGCGGATCGTCGGCCTGCTCGTCGACGGCGTGCCGTCGCCCGCCGCCACCGAGGGCGACGAGGTCGAGGTCGTACTCGACCGCACCCCGTTCTACGCCGAGGGTGGCGGCCAGCTCGCCGACCAGGGCCGGATCAAGCTCGACACCGGCGCCGTCGTCGAGGTGCGCGACGTCCAGCAGCCGGTCCCCGGCGTCTCCGTGCACAAGGGGTCCGTGCAGGTCGGCGAGGTCACGGTGGGCTCCGCCGCGTTCGCCGCCATCGACACCCGTCGCCGGCGCGCCATCGCCCGCGCCCACAGCGCCACCCATCTGACGCACCAGGCGCTGCGCGACGCGCTGGGCCCGACGGCCGCCCAGGCCGGTTCCGAGAACTCGCCGGGCCGCTTCCGCTTCGACTTCGGCTCGCCCGCCGCCGTACCCGGCACGGTCCTCACCGACGTCGAGCAGAAGATCAACGAAGTCCTCGCCCGTGAACTCGATGTCCAGGCCGAGGTCATGTCCATCGACGAGGCCAAGAAGCAGGGCGCCATCGCCGAGTTCGGCGAGAAGTACGGCGAGCGGGTCCGGGTCGTGACCATCGGCGACTTCTCCAAGGAGCTGTGCGGCGGCACGCACGTGCACAACACCGCCCAGCTCGGTCTGGTCAAGCTGCTCGGCGAGTCCTCGATCGGCTCCGGTGTGCGCCGTATCGAGGCGCTGGTCGGCGTGGACGCCTACAACTTCCTCGCCAGGGAGCACACGGTCGTCGCCCAGCTCCAGGAGCTGGTGAAGGGCCGCTCCGAGGAGCTGCCGGAGAAGATCGCCGGGATGCTCGCCAAGCTGAAGGACGCCGAGAAGGAGATCGAGAAGTTCCGCGCGGAGAAGGTGCTGGCCGCCGCCGCCGGACTGGTCGAGGGCGCCAAGGACGTACGGGGCACCGCCCTGGTCACCGGCCAGGTGCCGGACGGCACGTCCGCCGACGACCTGCGCAGGCTGGTGCTCGACGTGCGCGGGCGGATCGCCGGGGACCGGCCGGCCGTCGTCGCGCTGTTCACCACGGTGGGCGGTCGCCCGCTGACGGTGATCGCCACCAACGAGGCCGCCCGTGGGCGCGGACTCAAGGCCGGCGAGCTGGTGCGCGCCGCCGCCAAGACCCTTGGCGGAGGAGGCGGCGGCAAGCCGGACGTCGCCCAGGGCGGCGGTCAGAACCCGCAGGCCATCGGGGACGCCGTGGCCGCCGTCGAGCGTCTCGTCGCCGAGACGGCCTGA
- a CDS encoding replication-associated recombination protein A translates to MEPDLFTAAAEDRQENDPSSSPLAVRMRPRVLDEVVGQGHLLKPGSPMRRLVEQAARGRGPAGPSSVLLWGPPGTGKTTLAYVVSKATDARFVELSAITAGVKEVRAVIDGARRASGGFGKETVLFLDEIHRFSKAQQDSLLPAVENRWITLIAATTENPYFSVISPLLSRSLLLTLEPLTDDDLRALLRRALTEERGLGGAVSLPDDSEAHLLRIAGGDARRALTALEAAAGAAISKGEKEISLGTVEETVDRAAVKYDREGDQHYDVASALIKSIRGSDVDAALHYLARMIEAGEDPRFIARRLMISASEDIGLADPTALPTAVAAAQAVAMIGFPEAALTLSHATIALALAPKSNAAMNAISAALEDVKKGLAGPVPTHLRDGHYKGAAKLGHAQGYVYPHDVPGGIAAQQYAPEEVRGKRYYEPTRYGAEARYADVVEKVRERLRGDAPSS, encoded by the coding sequence GTGGAGCCCGACCTCTTTACCGCAGCGGCCGAAGACCGCCAGGAGAACGACCCGTCCAGCAGCCCGCTCGCTGTACGGATGCGCCCGCGAGTCCTTGACGAGGTCGTCGGCCAGGGTCATCTGCTGAAGCCCGGCTCCCCGATGCGGCGACTGGTCGAGCAGGCCGCGCGGGGCAGGGGACCCGCGGGCCCCTCGTCGGTCCTTCTCTGGGGCCCGCCCGGCACGGGCAAGACGACGCTCGCCTATGTCGTCTCCAAGGCGACCGACGCGCGCTTCGTGGAGCTCTCCGCGATCACCGCGGGCGTCAAGGAGGTCCGCGCGGTCATCGACGGTGCCCGGCGCGCGTCCGGCGGCTTCGGCAAGGAGACCGTCCTCTTCCTGGACGAGATCCACCGCTTCAGCAAGGCCCAGCAGGACTCCCTGCTGCCCGCCGTGGAGAACCGCTGGATCACGCTCATCGCGGCCACCACCGAGAATCCGTACTTCTCGGTCATCTCCCCGCTGCTCTCGCGCTCCCTGCTGCTGACGCTGGAGCCGCTCACGGACGACGACCTGCGCGCCCTGCTGCGGCGCGCGCTCACCGAGGAGCGCGGCCTCGGCGGCGCGGTCTCCCTCCCGGACGACTCCGAGGCACATCTGCTGCGGATCGCGGGCGGAGACGCCCGGCGTGCCCTGACCGCCCTGGAGGCCGCGGCGGGCGCCGCCATCTCCAAGGGCGAGAAGGAGATCAGTCTCGGCACGGTCGAGGAGACGGTCGACCGCGCGGCCGTGAAGTACGACCGCGAGGGCGACCAGCACTACGACGTGGCGAGCGCGCTCATCAAGTCGATCCGCGGCTCGGACGTGGACGCGGCCCTGCACTATCTGGCCCGCATGATCGAGGCGGGCGAGGACCCCCGGTTCATCGCCCGCCGGCTGATGATCTCGGCCAGCGAGGACATCGGCCTGGCCGACCCGACGGCCCTGCCCACCGCCGTCGCGGCGGCCCAGGCCGTGGCGATGATCGGCTTCCCGGAAGCCGCGCTCACCCTGAGCCACGCCACCATCGCGCTGGCGCTGGCCCCCAAGTCGAACGCGGCGATGAACGCGATCTCCGCCGCGCTGGAGGACGTGAAGAAGGGGCTGGCCGGTCCCGTACCGACGCATCTGCGCGACGGTCACTACAAGGGCGCGGCCAAGCTCGGTCACGCGCAGGGGTACGTCTATCCGCACGATGTGCCGGGCGGTATCGCCGCGCAGCAGTACGCCCCGGAAGAGGTGCGGGGCAAGCGGTACTACGAACCGACGCGGTACGGCGCGGAGGCGCGGTACGCGGACGTGGTCGAGAAGGTCCGCGAACGGCTGCGCGGCGACGCTCCCTCCAGCTGA
- a CDS encoding MBL fold metallo-hydrolase, translated as MLIAGFPAGAWGTNCYLVAPAAGEECVIIDPGHQATEGVAETIAKHRLKPVAVILTHGHIDHVASVVPVCGAHDVPAWIHPSDRYMMSDPEKALGRSIGMPLMGELTVGEPDDVKELGDGAELALAGLNFGVAHAPGHTKGSVTFRVPEAADIPSVLFSGDLLFAGSVGRTDLPGGDPAEMLDSLGRVCLPLDDSTVVLSGHGPQTTIGRERATNPYLREVAAGYGGGESAAPRRGM; from the coding sequence GTGCTTATTGCCGGGTTCCCGGCCGGGGCCTGGGGGACCAACTGTTATCTGGTCGCCCCCGCCGCGGGCGAGGAGTGCGTGATCATCGACCCCGGCCACCAGGCCACCGAAGGCGTCGCGGAGACGATCGCCAAGCACCGCCTCAAGCCCGTCGCCGTCATCCTCACCCACGGCCACATCGACCATGTCGCGTCGGTGGTCCCCGTGTGCGGCGCGCACGACGTGCCCGCGTGGATCCACCCGTCGGACCGGTACATGATGAGCGACCCCGAGAAGGCCCTCGGCCGCTCCATCGGGATGCCGCTCATGGGCGAGCTGACCGTGGGGGAGCCCGACGACGTCAAGGAGCTGGGCGACGGCGCGGAGCTGGCACTGGCGGGCCTGAACTTCGGCGTCGCGCACGCGCCCGGCCATACGAAGGGGTCGGTGACCTTCAGGGTGCCCGAGGCCGCGGACATCCCGTCCGTCCTCTTCTCGGGCGACCTGCTGTTCGCCGGCTCCGTCGGACGCACCGACCTGCCCGGCGGCGATCCGGCCGAGATGCTCGACTCGCTGGGCCGTGTGTGCCTGCCGCTCGACGACTCGACCGTGGTGCTGTCCGGCCACGGCCCCCAGACGACCATCGGCCGGGAGCGAGCCACCAACCCCTATCTGCGCGAGGTGGCCGCAGGCTACGGAGGCGGCGAGAGTGCCGCTCCGCGACGAGGAATGTGA
- the rpsD gene encoding 30S ribosomal protein S4 — translation MPNQSRPKVKKSRALGIALTPKAVKYFEARPYPPGEHGRGRKQNSDYKVRLLEKQRLRAQYDISERQMARAYDRARKAGGKTGEALVVELERRLDALVLRSGIARTIYQARQMVVHGHIEVNGGKVDKPSFRVRPDDVVMVRERSREKVPFQVAREGGYDTDGETPRYLQVNLKALAFRLDRDPLRKEIPVICDEQLVVEYYAR, via the coding sequence GTGCCTAACCAGTCGCGTCCCAAGGTCAAGAAGTCACGCGCGCTCGGTATCGCGCTGACGCCGAAGGCCGTGAAGTACTTCGAGGCCCGTCCCTACCCGCCGGGCGAGCACGGCCGCGGCCGCAAGCAGAACAGTGACTACAAGGTCCGTCTGCTGGAGAAGCAGCGTCTGCGTGCTCAGTACGACATCAGCGAGCGCCAGATGGCCCGCGCCTACGACCGCGCCCGCAAGGCCGGCGGCAAGACCGGCGAGGCCCTGGTCGTCGAGCTGGAGCGTCGTCTCGACGCCCTGGTCCTGCGTTCGGGCATCGCCCGCACCATCTACCAGGCCCGTCAGATGGTCGTCCACGGCCACATCGAGGTCAACGGCGGCAAGGTCGACAAGCCGTCGTTCCGCGTCCGTCCCGACGACGTCGTGATGGTCCGCGAGCGCAGCCGCGAGAAGGTTCCCTTCCAGGTCGCCCGCGAGGGTGGCTACGACACGGACGGCGAGACCCCGCGCTACCTCCAGGTCAACCTGAAGGCGCTGGCGTTCCGTCTGGACCGTGACCCGCTGCGCAAGGAAATCCCGGTCATCTGCGACGAGCAGCTCGTCGTCGAGTACTACGCCCGCTGA